One Setaria viridis chromosome 3, Setaria_viridis_v4.0, whole genome shotgun sequence DNA window includes the following coding sequences:
- the LOC140222266 gene encoding uncharacterized protein, with amino-acid sequence MVGPFKTAPGGYTHIFVADDKLTKWIEVKAVTSIESAKAAQFMEEITHCFGVPNRIITDLGKQFTNSEFWDFSQDNLIDVYYSSVAHQRCNGQVECANWMVLKSLKSHIFDNASKYATKWLRELPHVIWGLRTLKSWATGYTPFFMVYGSEAVLPSDVAFGTPRIQYYEEGKEETSWRVDIDSLEEHRVAALIQHARHEQQIRHYHNRNVREHSFNFGDLVLCRIQSTNDMHKLTAP; translated from the coding sequence atggtcggacccttcaagaccgCTCCGGGTGGCTACACCCATATCTTCGTGGCAGATGACAAATtaaccaagtggattgaggtcaaggctgtcaccagcatCGAGTCAGCTAAAGCCGCTCAGTTCATGGAGGAAATCACACACTgctttggagtgccaaacaggatcatcaccgaccttggCAAGCAGTTCACAAACTCCGAGTTCTGGGACTTTTCCcaggacaacctcatcgatgtgtactactcctcagtagcgcaCCAGCGCTGCAACGGTCAGGTCGAATGTGCGAACTGGATGGTCCTCAAGTCCCTCAAGTCTCACATCTTTGACAACGCGTCCAAATatgccaccaagtggctacgcgAGCTGCCCCATGTCATCTGGGGCCTACGGACCTTGAAAAGCTGGGCTACCGGCTACactcctttcttcatggtgtatggCTCAGAGGCTGTCCTGCCATCTGACGTGGCCTTTGGCACCCCACGCATCCAGTACTACGAGGaaggcaaggaagaaacaagttGGAGGGTTGACATCGACAGCCTCGAGGAGCACCGAGTGGCAgctctcatccagcatgcacgccacgAACAACAGATACGGCACTACCACAATCGAAATGTCAGAGAACACTCCTTCAACTTTGGTGATTTGGTGCTTTGccggatccagtccaccaaCGACATGCATAAGCTGACCGCCCCCTAG